The proteins below are encoded in one region of Chroococcidiopsis sp. SAG 2025:
- a CDS encoding ABC transporter permease, with translation MRNNKSTNRVFKSLSLALSVNIGTIILLLLWGLVAQVQLVNPLLLPTPQATLTTLLNSLFSGDLWRDFSLTLYRSLYAFGIATVLGIPIGIVLGANEHLYRSCEFLIDFFRSTPATAVFPLFLVIFGIGDFSKIAVAAFAGWLIIFFNVAYGVMNARKTRVVAAKVMGASSWRIFLDVIFFETLPQTFIGLRTAVSLTLVVIIVAEMFIGSTHGMGQRIIDAQQTFDLTQMYASIIATGLMGYALNQMFLLIENKFIHWKGK, from the coding sequence ATGAGAAATAATAAATCTACAAACAGAGTATTTAAGAGCCTATCTCTGGCGTTGAGCGTAAACATCGGTACAATAATTTTATTACTTCTATGGGGGTTAGTAGCTCAAGTCCAGTTAGTAAATCCGCTTTTATTACCTACTCCTCAAGCAACCCTCACTACCCTATTAAACAGCCTTTTTTCCGGCGATCTGTGGCGTGATTTTTCTTTGACTTTGTACCGGAGCTTATATGCTTTTGGTATTGCTACAGTTCTTGGCATTCCTATTGGGATTGTTCTAGGAGCAAACGAGCATCTGTATCGCTCTTGCGAGTTCTTAATTGATTTTTTCCGCTCTACGCCTGCGACAGCCGTATTTCCGCTATTTCTAGTAATTTTTGGAATTGGAGACTTCTCCAAAATTGCCGTTGCTGCTTTTGCTGGTTGGTTGATTATCTTCTTTAATGTTGCTTATGGTGTGATGAACGCACGCAAAACCAGAGTTGTAGCAGCAAAAGTTATGGGAGCATCTAGCTGGCGTATCTTTCTCGACGTGATTTTTTTTGAAACTCTACCTCAAACATTTATTGGTTTGCGAACGGCAGTATCGTTAACGCTAGTAGTGATTATCGTAGCAGAAATGTTCATTGGTTCTACTCATGGAATGGGGCAGCGAATTATTGATGCTCAACAAACATTTGACCTAACTCAAATGTATGCCTCTATTATTGCTACTGGTTTAATGGGCTACGCGCTCAATCAAATGTTTTTGCTAATTGAGAATAAGTTTATTCACTGGAAGGGTAAATAA
- a CDS encoding ABC transporter substrate-binding protein — protein MTSQSTAPATQEVTTSDATTEKQLIPVKAGHLVALDMAPLFVGVESGCFQKNGLAVETIAFTNPGDNNAALAGGAIDFSTNPFTLPFFAASNGVPIKTVSAAGGWGVMQVIAKSEYGIESVKDLADFVAKNPGKKLRIAALRGDTLELILLDAFEKQRLSASNFEMVYFDDLLAMVDAFRLGEVEMLSHIKPYTTQFIASDEATLVTDNARVWSPNTPNTVVSVLEKTLKQRPQVVEGYLKGLQCAAEIINSQPEKAVALLEKGNYFRVENDVLLTAFKSQPEPITFTPDLKSIQGVVDEMVRLKYVKVDVPASKIFDTSLVQKLEQK, from the coding sequence TTGACAAGCCAATCGACTGCACCTGCAACTCAGGAAGTTACTACGTCAGATGCAACTACTGAAAAGCAATTAATTCCCGTCAAAGCAGGTCATTTGGTTGCTCTAGACATGGCTCCGCTCTTTGTTGGAGTCGAGTCTGGATGCTTTCAGAAAAATGGACTGGCTGTAGAGACTATTGCTTTTACTAACCCTGGAGACAATAATGCTGCTTTAGCAGGAGGTGCAATTGATTTTAGTACCAATCCGTTCACTTTACCTTTTTTTGCAGCTAGTAACGGCGTACCAATCAAAACTGTATCGGCAGCTGGCGGATGGGGAGTGATGCAAGTTATTGCCAAAAGCGAGTACGGGATCGAATCTGTCAAAGATTTGGCTGACTTTGTTGCTAAAAATCCTGGTAAAAAGCTACGGATTGCCGCTCTACGTGGAGATACCTTAGAGCTGATCCTACTCGATGCTTTTGAAAAGCAAAGATTGTCTGCAAGCAATTTTGAAATGGTTTATTTTGACGATCTCTTGGCAATGGTGGATGCTTTTCGGCTAGGTGAGGTTGAAATGCTCAGCCATATTAAACCATACACGACTCAGTTTATCGCTAGTGACGAGGCAACGTTAGTCACGGATAATGCTCGGGTTTGGTCGCCGAATACGCCAAATACAGTCGTTAGCGTGCTAGAGAAAACTTTGAAACAAAGACCGCAAGTTGTTGAAGGTTATTTGAAGGGTTTGCAGTGTGCGGCTGAAATTATTAATTCTCAGCCTGAAAAAGCTGTAGCCTTACTTGAGAAAGGTAATTACTTTAGAGTGGAAAATGATGTTTTGTTGACAGCATTTAAATCTCAGCCAGAACCAATTACATTCACACCAGATTTAAAATCCATTCAAGGTGTGGTTGATGAAATGGTAAGACTGAAGTACGTCAAGGTCGATGTACCTGCCAGCAAAATCTTCGATACCTCTCTCGTACAAAAACTAGAGCAAAAATAG
- a CDS encoding ABC transporter substrate-binding protein: MHDLESNDREFFRRKISRNWSRRRFVKYSSITVGTGLLTACTNQLSSTTSSSNSSTSTTATPSASKKEKVIASWLPIMQTTAYYVALEEGLFEKAGIKIESAKFENPNQIIDSLVSGRADFGPPGAAAGITVLAEAKAPGTFKVFGLQGGGIKSNFINDGLIVKPDSPIQSFKDLKGKKIGTLPGIQWRTITQYILRRNGLDPDKDLTVEQMAVGLHVTSVVSGAVDATLSLEPVGSIALSTGQAKRAMTNPVAMFISDPFYSGAAVFTAKFLKERPAVAKKVIQVIDEATKMANQNFDKYRPILAKYTAIKPDQVKYVAQPRLRSFSDLDRADINSYQALIDVLQKEGVLGQSMKAQNLILEKAQLA; the protein is encoded by the coding sequence ATGCACGATCTAGAAAGCAACGATCGCGAATTTTTCCGTCGTAAAATTTCAAGAAATTGGAGCCGACGCAGGTTTGTTAAATACAGTTCTATTACAGTCGGTACTGGTCTCCTAACTGCCTGTACGAATCAATTGTCTTCTACAACTTCATCTTCTAACAGCTCGACTTCTACCACTGCTACTCCAAGCGCGAGTAAGAAAGAAAAAGTTATTGCTTCTTGGTTGCCAATTATGCAAACTACAGCTTATTACGTTGCTTTGGAGGAGGGATTGTTTGAGAAAGCAGGCATAAAAATTGAATCAGCCAAGTTTGAAAATCCCAATCAAATTATCGATTCGCTCGTCTCTGGAAGAGCGGACTTCGGACCTCCTGGTGCGGCGGCAGGAATTACAGTTTTGGCAGAGGCAAAAGCACCAGGCACTTTCAAAGTCTTTGGTCTGCAAGGGGGTGGAATTAAGAGTAACTTCATTAATGATGGATTGATCGTCAAGCCTGACTCTCCAATTCAGTCATTTAAAGATTTGAAGGGTAAGAAGATCGGTACTCTACCTGGAATTCAATGGCGGACTATTACTCAGTACATTCTGCGGCGAAACGGTTTAGATCCCGATAAAGACTTGACGGTGGAGCAGATGGCAGTAGGATTGCACGTAACTTCGGTAGTATCTGGAGCCGTAGATGCTACGCTCTCCTTAGAACCCGTTGGCTCGATCGCATTATCGACCGGACAGGCAAAACGGGCTATGACAAATCCAGTAGCAATGTTTATTTCCGATCCGTTCTACTCTGGTGCTGCTGTCTTTACGGCTAAATTTCTTAAAGAGCGTCCGGCAGTCGCTAAAAAAGTAATACAAGTCATAGACGAAGCGACAAAGATGGCAAACCAGAATTTTGATAAGTATCGCCCTATCCTGGCTAAGTATACCGCCATTAAACCCGACCAAGTTAAGTATGTTGCCCAACCTCGATTACGCAGCTTCAGCGACTTAGATCGGGCAGATATCAACTCTTATCAAGCGTTAATTGATGTCCTTCAAAAAGAGGGGGTACTGGGTCAATCGATGAAGGCACAGAATCTAATTTTAGAGAAAGCGCAGCTAGCTTAG
- a CDS encoding nitrilase-related carbon-nitrogen hydrolase has product MDAGKMLEFDRKVGISVVQTAPVYLDAPHYVSKAATLEKAVKKIREAAAAGADLVVFPETFLPGFPYWSLDFKAQQQFAEIWGKFYLESVVVPGLATDRLCEVSRQTGSYVVMGINERDAKHPGRMYNSILFIGPGEGIIGVHRKVNITIHEQLFHTRGTGGKNLKVYDTKIGNLSGIICGEHIQLPYLYHLITSGTQVNCSLWPGYNEVPNGYDLKNEISTATKALAIFGKIWCALASTYIPEDERPSSFYSNTCFDQSYGGSGIINPNGQYVVGPIYNEDTILYAEADLKQNLWGMSVHNLNGSYGRWDLFKLIINNDGNEPSFSTESTPVLNEKSSRQNNAITNGDGNFRSSTVNPLEETASF; this is encoded by the coding sequence TTGGATGCTGGGAAGATGCTTGAGTTCGATCGCAAGGTAGGAATATCTGTAGTTCAAACGGCACCAGTTTACTTAGATGCCCCTCATTACGTCAGTAAAGCCGCAACTTTAGAAAAGGCTGTGAAAAAAATTAGAGAAGCAGCAGCTGCAGGTGCAGATTTAGTTGTCTTTCCAGAAACGTTTTTACCAGGGTTTCCCTATTGGTCTCTCGATTTTAAAGCGCAGCAGCAGTTTGCCGAGATTTGGGGTAAGTTCTATTTAGAATCTGTGGTCGTGCCAGGACTGGCAACTGACAGGTTATGTGAGGTGTCTCGACAGACAGGTTCTTATGTCGTGATGGGAATCAACGAAAGAGATGCCAAGCATCCTGGTCGCATGTACAACTCTATTCTTTTTATCGGACCTGGAGAAGGAATAATTGGCGTTCACCGCAAAGTTAATATTACGATTCACGAACAACTTTTCCACACTAGAGGTACTGGAGGAAAAAACCTTAAGGTTTACGATACTAAGATTGGTAACTTGAGTGGTATTATTTGCGGCGAACACATTCAACTTCCTTACCTTTACCACTTAATTACTTCTGGCACTCAAGTTAATTGTTCTCTTTGGCCTGGTTACAATGAAGTTCCTAACGGCTACGACCTGAAAAATGAAATTTCAACTGCTACCAAGGCTCTAGCAATTTTTGGGAAGATTTGGTGTGCTTTAGCTTCCACATACATTCCCGAAGATGAAAGACCGAGTAGCTTCTATAGCAATACCTGTTTCGACCAGTCTTACGGTGGTAGCGGTATCATCAATCCAAACGGTCAGTATGTTGTTGGTCCAATTTATAACGAAGATACGATTCTGTACGCAGAAGCAGATTTGAAGCAAAATTTGTGGGGAATGTCAGTACACAATCTTAATGGTTCCTACGGTCGTTGGGATTTATTTAAGTTAATTATCAATAATGATGGAAACGAACCAAGCTTCAGTACCGAGTCAACTCCAGTTTTAAATGAGAAATCTTCCAGACAGAACAACGCGATCACTAACGGAGATGGTAATTTTAGATCCTCTACAGTAAATCCGCTCGAAGAAACTGCAAGTTTTTAG
- a CDS encoding ABC transporter ATP-binding protein: MSFRAVSDPQNLVNSDSGVRITVRKLTKWFNREPLYQDFNLEIEKSKVSCIFGPNGCGKSTLLNAIAGLVPIDSGQILFDGKTLHETRISYVFQNYRDALYPWLKAIDNIKYPLKVARYSRIQQRLRVEELVGLFDTKIDLNRYPYELSGGQQQLVSIMRALAIQPAVLFLDEPFSALDYEATLSIRDKLQDVFQTSNLTTVMISHDLEEAVYMADNILLMTKRPTQIAEIVKFNSTRPRKATIFADPKFIQIKSHCLEVFQKEVRR, translated from the coding sequence ATGTCATTTCGTGCAGTGAGCGATCCGCAAAATTTGGTCAATTCTGATTCAGGTGTCCGAATTACAGTGAGGAAACTGACGAAGTGGTTTAATCGAGAACCCTTATATCAGGACTTCAACTTAGAGATTGAAAAAAGTAAAGTTAGCTGCATTTTTGGTCCAAATGGATGTGGCAAATCAACTTTATTAAACGCGATCGCCGGACTAGTTCCAATTGACTCCGGTCAGATTCTCTTCGATGGTAAGACTCTGCACGAAACTAGAATTAGTTATGTATTTCAGAATTATCGAGATGCTCTATATCCTTGGTTGAAAGCCATTGATAACATTAAATACCCGTTAAAAGTCGCACGATATTCTCGAATTCAACAGCGATTACGAGTTGAAGAATTAGTAGGATTATTTGACACTAAGATAGATCTCAACCGCTATCCTTACGAACTTTCTGGAGGTCAGCAACAATTAGTTTCAATCATGAGAGCATTAGCAATTCAGCCAGCAGTATTATTTCTAGATGAACCTTTCTCAGCACTGGACTATGAAGCAACTTTATCAATTAGAGACAAACTACAGGATGTTTTTCAAACCTCTAACCTAACAACAGTGATGATATCTCACGACTTAGAGGAAGCCGTATACATGGCTGACAATATTTTGTTGATGACCAAGCGTCCCACCCAGATAGCAGAAATCGTTAAGTTCAACAGTACAAGACCCAGGAAGGCTACCATTTTTGCCGATCCAAAATTTATTCAAATTAAGTCTCATTGTTTAGAAGTATTTCAAAAGGAAGTACGTCGATGA
- a CDS encoding ABC transporter ATP-binding protein, whose protein sequence is MIARERAILSGHNLSKSFSKVQKQETAVLANINLEIYAGDFVTILGQSGGGKSTLLKILGGFLSPTSGTISFHGQPLKGIDPKIGMVFQENNLYPWLNVEQNIAFGFKIRGEKLPSYIQKVNAAIAQVSLSHARKLYPHQLSGGMKQRVAIARSIAVQPDILLLDEPFQPLTFNYDDAYKIFSSQFGSRLLQQWYW, encoded by the coding sequence ATGATTGCAAGAGAGCGAGCGATTCTTTCCGGTCATAATCTATCGAAAAGCTTTAGCAAAGTACAGAAGCAAGAAACAGCCGTACTTGCCAATATAAATTTGGAGATTTATGCCGGAGATTTTGTCACCATTTTGGGGCAGTCTGGTGGTGGCAAGTCTACCCTACTCAAGATACTGGGAGGTTTTCTTAGCCCGACATCAGGAACGATTTCTTTTCACGGACAGCCTTTGAAAGGGATCGATCCAAAGATCGGCATGGTTTTTCAAGAAAATAATCTCTACCCTTGGCTGAATGTAGAGCAGAATATCGCTTTTGGTTTTAAAATTCGGGGTGAAAAATTGCCGAGCTATATTCAGAAAGTCAATGCAGCAATCGCACAAGTCAGTTTATCTCACGCCAGAAAGCTTTATCCCCATCAACTTTCTGGCGGCATGAAGCAAAGAGTGGCGATCGCTCGCTCTATCGCCGTTCAACCAGATATTCTCCTGCTCGATGAGCCATTTCAGCCCTTGACATTCAACTACGACGACGCTTACAAGATTTTCTCCTCTCAATTTGGGAGCAGACTTCTACAACAATGGTATTGGTGA
- a CDS encoding isochorismatase family cysteine hydrolase translates to MNFRSVSIPAQNVPFLLNLDRTALLIIDMQNDFCHPAGFSGNELEFNLTAIQSIVPNIQKLLAWARTNRVLVVYTKESHLPDLSDLSASKKLRYEIAGSPVGTVGKMGRYLVQGEWGSEVIDELQPLDSEIQINKPAHSAFVNTDLESTLHAYEIAYLLITGVTTECCVLGTYRHASDLGFFCLLLEDCCAAFEKNEHEAAIAVVTAENGVVGWVAHSSQLFQACETSLQI, encoded by the coding sequence ATGAATTTTAGATCGGTGTCTATACCTGCTCAAAATGTTCCTTTTCTACTTAATCTCGATCGTACTGCACTATTGATTATTGATATGCAGAATGACTTTTGTCATCCTGCTGGATTTTCTGGAAATGAACTCGAATTCAATCTGACAGCGATTCAAAGTATCGTTCCAAACATACAAAAGCTTTTGGCATGGGCTAGAACAAATAGAGTATTAGTTGTCTATACAAAAGAAAGCCATCTACCAGACTTGTCTGACTTATCAGCTAGTAAGAAGTTACGATATGAGATTGCAGGTTCTCCTGTTGGCACAGTTGGTAAGATGGGTAGATATTTGGTACAAGGAGAATGGGGTTCGGAGGTTATCGATGAATTACAACCTTTAGACTCAGAAATTCAGATTAATAAACCCGCACACTCGGCATTTGTTAACACTGACTTAGAATCCACGCTGCACGCTTACGAGATCGCATATTTGTTAATTACAGGTGTAACAACAGAATGTTGCGTGTTAGGAACGTATCGCCATGCTAGCGATCTTGGCTTTTTCTGTCTGCTACTAGAAGATTGCTGTGCTGCTTTTGAGAAAAACGAGCATGAAGCTGCGATCGCAGTTGTTACAGCCGAAAACGGTGTTGTGGGATGGGTAGCGCATTCTAGTCAGCTTTTCCAAGCTTGTGAAACGTCACTCCAAATCTAA
- a CDS encoding amidase family protein produces the protein MFKSIQKTLVATVVPVVASATFVNPGFAETTETVTFKLEEATIEDINRAFDAEALTSKQLVQLYLNRIAAYEDGGTFLNAITTVNPKALETAAALDKERKLKGPRSPLHGIPVLLKDNIDTFDLPTSNGSVILKNAIPPDDAYITKYLRDAGAVILGKAAMGEFAGASYNTIDGQPLNPYNFKRDTSGSSSGSAASVAANLTVLAIGTDTSTSVRGPAAVNGIVGLRPTTGLISRDGIAPKNLTFDTAGPMARTVTDTAILLNAIAGVDSNDPLTLNSEGKIEKDYTKFLRTGSLKGARIGVARDFFGGDPEIDRLAEEAIATLKELGAKVVDPVYFDPEFIDFYVRNGGRNIRDIADYRFKEDWEAYLATFGPDVPKTVAEFVKIYETEIAVSPLPVADSVLSLLKDSLVTSTDAPEYQNLIDNVLPTATQIKLAVFDRYNLDALVFPYQTNFAAPISNPIESIDDPTFVSSNRPNPATLGGYSSVGFPGIVVPMGFGTQGLPMTISFFGKPYSEGKLISYAYDYEQASKKRQPSPLVPPLPGEVIVYKARCVLGLPDRAAEKLPKFKKVPVCRSLQRP, from the coding sequence TTGTTCAAATCGATCCAAAAAACATTGGTAGCTACTGTCGTGCCAGTAGTTGCGTCTGCTACATTTGTAAATCCTGGCTTTGCAGAAACAACTGAAACCGTAACTTTCAAGCTGGAAGAAGCCACGATAGAAGATATCAATAGAGCATTTGATGCTGAGGCGCTGACCTCGAAACAACTCGTACAGCTTTATTTGAATCGAATTGCGGCTTACGAAGATGGAGGAACTTTTCTCAACGCTATCACTACAGTGAATCCGAAGGCTTTAGAAACTGCTGCCGCGCTCGATAAAGAACGAAAACTGAAGGGACCGAGAAGCCCTCTGCATGGTATTCCCGTCTTGCTCAAGGACAACATTGATACTTTCGACTTGCCAACTTCCAATGGTTCGGTAATTCTCAAAAACGCCATTCCTCCTGACGATGCCTATATCACTAAATATTTGCGAGATGCTGGAGCCGTGATTTTGGGTAAAGCGGCAATGGGAGAGTTTGCCGGAGCCAGTTATAACACGATCGACGGTCAGCCCCTTAATCCCTATAACTTCAAGCGTGACACGAGCGGATCGAGCAGTGGTTCTGCCGCTTCTGTTGCTGCTAACTTGACCGTTCTTGCCATTGGTACTGACACGAGTACCTCCGTGCGCGGACCGGCGGCAGTGAACGGTATTGTTGGTTTAAGACCGACAACAGGATTAATCAGCCGCGATGGTATTGCGCCCAAAAATTTGACCTTCGATACGGCGGGTCCAATGGCTCGTACCGTAACCGACACGGCTATTTTACTCAACGCGATCGCTGGTGTCGATTCCAACGATCCGCTTACCCTCAATAGTGAAGGCAAGATCGAAAAGGACTATACTAAATTTCTCCGCACAGGCTCTCTCAAAGGTGCGCGTATTGGCGTAGCTCGCGACTTCTTTGGCGGCGATCCCGAAATTGACCGACTTGCCGAAGAGGCGATCGCCACACTGAAGGAACTGGGTGCAAAAGTTGTCGATCCCGTCTACTTCGATCCTGAGTTTATCGATTTCTACGTTCGTAATGGCGGACGAAATATCAGAGATATTGCCGATTACAGATTTAAAGAAGACTGGGAAGCTTACTTAGCCACCTTCGGACCCGATGTCCCTAAGACAGTAGCAGAATTTGTCAAGATTTACGAAACAGAAATTGCTGTCTCGCCGCTCCCGGTAGCGGACAGCGTTCTCAGTTTGCTAAAGGACTCACTTGTTACCTCTACGGACGCACCTGAATATCAGAATCTGATTGACAACGTGCTGCCGACAGCAACTCAAATTAAGCTGGCTGTGTTCGATCGCTACAATTTGGATGCTCTCGTTTTTCCTTACCAAACCAATTTTGCCGCTCCGATTAGTAATCCGATTGAATCAATTGACGATCCTACCTTTGTCAGTTCTAATCGTCCTAACCCTGCAACTCTTGGGGGCTACAGCTCTGTGGGCTTTCCAGGGATCGTCGTGCCGATGGGATTTGGAACGCAGGGCTTGCCGATGACTATCTCTTTCTTTGGAAAACCTTACAGTGAAGGTAAGCTGATTAGCTATGCCTACGACTACGAACAGGCAAGCAAAAAACGCCAACCTTCTCCTTTAGTTCCTCCCTTGCCAGGAGAAGTCATAGTATACAAAGCTAGATGCGTCCTTGGTCTTCCCGATCGCGCTGCTGAAAAGCTACCCAAGTTTAAGAAAGTACCAGTTTGTCGGTCTTTACAACGTCCATAG
- a CDS encoding gamma-glutamylcyclotransferase: MKNVRLAVNGTLMRGLELNGNLLTVGATFIREAITEATYRLWSIGDRYPAMIRVATGGAAIAVEVWDVPAAGLSKILWQEPPGLCIGKVQLADGEIVLGVLGEAIATEGQQEITQWGGWREYLKKSEVGSRKSEVESDY; this comes from the coding sequence ATGAAAAACGTCAGATTAGCGGTGAATGGAACTTTAATGCGCGGGTTAGAACTGAACGGTAACTTATTAACAGTTGGAGCAACCTTTATACGGGAAGCCATAACAGAAGCGACATACCGCTTGTGGTCGATTGGCGATCGCTATCCGGCAATGATTCGAGTCGCCACAGGTGGAGCCGCGATCGCTGTAGAAGTTTGGGACGTACCAGCAGCAGGGTTGAGCAAAATTCTCTGGCAAGAACCTCCTGGGCTATGCATTGGCAAAGTCCAGCTAGCAGATGGGGAGATAGTATTAGGAGTTTTAGGAGAAGCGATCGCCACTGAAGGGCAACAAGAAATTACTCAATGGGGCGGCTGGAGAGAATATTTGAAGAAGTCGGAAGTCGGAAGTCGGAAGTCGGAAGTGGAAAGCGATTATTAA
- a CDS encoding ABC transporter permease: MDIKQLTGWKRTFVSGLCGLSAILFLIGLWEWIGSIPQIPLTQVLPPPSKFLPVLLENDFKIGLGSQSASIYQSVAVTLLRVLLGMVVAFTGSIICGLLISLSKWSELFILPILGLIAPIAPIAWVPLALVIFGVSNLTAVFIVFMGVFFTLTIATVAEIERIPENLLMTAKNLGGNDIRCWQMVIVPAVIPGVFTLLRLNFIAAWMAVLAAEMTGLRDGLGAVVMTGRNLFNSNLILLGICIIGITGFAIDLLLLWLQKKFFWWQV; encoded by the coding sequence ATGGACATTAAACAGTTAACCGGATGGAAGCGAACATTTGTGTCTGGATTGTGCGGTCTATCTGCTATTCTGTTTCTAATAGGTTTGTGGGAATGGATTGGCTCGATACCCCAGATACCTTTGACTCAAGTTCTGCCTCCTCCCTCAAAGTTTTTGCCAGTTTTGCTAGAGAATGATTTCAAAATTGGCTTGGGTTCTCAATCAGCATCTATCTACCAGTCAGTAGCCGTTACATTACTGCGCGTTCTGCTAGGCATGGTAGTAGCTTTTACTGGATCGATTATTTGCGGACTACTCATCAGCTTATCGAAATGGTCGGAGCTGTTCATTTTGCCCATTTTAGGATTGATTGCCCCGATCGCGCCCATTGCTTGGGTTCCTCTGGCGCTCGTCATTTTCGGTGTGAGCAATCTGACAGCAGTATTTATCGTATTTATGGGGGTTTTTTTTACTTTAACCATTGCAACAGTAGCAGAGATCGAGCGGATTCCAGAAAATCTTCTGATGACTGCTAAGAACTTAGGAGGAAATGATATCAGATGTTGGCAAATGGTAATCGTTCCCGCAGTTATACCAGGCGTTTTCACTCTACTTCGTCTCAATTTTATCGCTGCTTGGATGGCTGTATTGGCAGCAGAAATGACTGGCTTACGCGATGGACTGGGTGCTGTTGTCATGACGGGGAGAAATCTTTTCAATAGTAATTTGATTCTTTTAGGTATTTGTATTATCGGAATAACTGGTTTTGCTATAGATCTGCTGTTATTGTGGTTGCAAAAAAAATTCTTTTGGTGGCAGGTGTAA